AATGAGCAAATAGATTGCCACCGAGACCCAGACCATGGCTGTCCCGAGCAGAGGAACAAATGAAGCTAGTGCTGTTAAAAGACCCAGTAGTAAAGCTGAATGCACTCCTAAAGCTAGATAGATAAAAAGAGCCAGGGCTCCCTGAGCCAGGGCGGTTAAGAGAGAACCATAAAGGGTAGCCTCAATGACTCGTTGAACTTTTTTCATGATGCGGTTTGCTTCTTCAGGAGGAACAGGCAAAAGTTTTTTTATGCTGTCAACGAAATAGTCTCCGTCACGGAAGAGATAAAAAAGAGTAAAGAGCATGAACACGACCTGAAGCACAAGATTAACTGTATTTCTGAATATTTCTGTGCCACGGGAAAGGAGAAACTGGCCAGCCGAAGAAGCTATGGATAAAACGGCAGATTCAATCTGCTGTTCATATTGAGCCACCCTTTCAAACACAACTTTGCCCAAAGCATAAAGACGAGGATATTTTTCAGGATCAGGGATGAAAACAAGGCTTAGCTTTCCTGTTTCGATTTGATGCTTAAGGTTAGTGATGATGTCGATAGCCTGGGTAGTTAGGTTGGCAAAAGCGTAAATTAAAGGGACGCAAATAAAGACCACAAAAAGAATGCAAAGGGCAAGGGCGGCAAGTCCGCGTCTTCCTTTAAACTGGCGGCGTAAAAAGCGGTTTACAGGGTGCAGAAAAAGCGCAATCACTGCCGCCCAGGCAATGGGTTGGAAAAAGGGCAAATAGAGGCGTAGCGTTAGGAAAATAACAGTTCCTGCAAGTAGGAATCCAATGACCGTAGCGATTAAATTTCGTTGCATATGAAATCGATTATTATATTTTTTTCGCTATCTTTCATTAGCTGTTATCGCAAAAAATTGTGTTTTGTGCTTCAATTTTTTTAATTAAAATCGATAAAAAGTTTACATGAGTTCAGGCTTTTTCGAAATAGAAATCATACTTCAAGGCTTTTTAATTGTCCTTTTGATAATATTTTCTGGTGTTTTCACCAGCTCTGAAGTGGCCCTTTTTTCCCTTTCTCGCCTTGATATTTTGCGTCTCAAAGAACATACTAAGGGCTCTTGTCGTCTTGCTGCTAAGCTTTTGCAAGCTCCACGAAAAGTCTTGGCTACTATTCTAATCGGGAATGAATTTTCTGACATTGTTTCTTCTTCGGTGGCCACCGCCCTTTTTATTAAAATCGTAGGACCATCGCGGGCAGAGCTCTATGCTTTCCCCATAATGACGGTACTTCTTTTTCTTTTTGGAGACCTGCTTCCTAAGGTATTTGCTTTTCGTAAACGTGAAGCGGCAGCGTGTTTTCTTGCGCCCATCCTGAGAGTGTTTGTATTTGTTTTTTCGCCTTTTCGCGTGGTGATGCTTGCCTTTACTGAAGCTTTTTTGAGTTTATGGGGGCTTTCTTCAAAGCATGATTCCCGCCTGTCAGAGGAAGATCTTTTGCAACTTGTGGAAGAAAGTTACAGGGCAGGTATCCTTGGCGAGCAGGAAAGGCGTTTTATTCACGGGCTTCTTGAGTCTGAAAAAATTCCGATTTCAGCCATAATGACTCCCAGGCGTGATATTTTTGCCCTTGAGGATTGTCCTATTTCTGACGAACTCCTCTTTCGCATTAAAAGACGTGGGGTTTCGCGCATACCTGTTTACCAGGAAAACTTTGACAATGTTATCGGTATTTTGCACGTAAAGGATCTCTTGCGTTGGAAGCTCAAGAAGCGAGAAACTCGTCTCTCAGATCTTGTGCGGCCCTGTTTTTTTGTGCCTGAGACCATGAAGGTCCGTTCACTTCTTGAAGAATTTCAAAAACGGCGCCTTAAATTTGCGTTGGTGGTTGACGAATACGGCACTATTGTAGGGCTGGTTACCTTAGAAGACATCCTTGAAGAACTTTTTGGCGAGATATACGACGAGTTTGACGTGCGCCGCGAACCTATCCAGGAGATAGCTCCCGGGATCTGGCGCGTTTCGGCAAGGCTTCGGGTAGAAGAATTTAATCGCTTTGTCCAGGCTGATCTCCCCTCAGAAGAATTTGATACCATTGGCGGTCTTGTGCTTCATGTTTTTGGCAAACTTCCCCGAGAAGGCGAAAGCAAGGAGGCATTTGGCTTTAAATTCACCGTTGAAAGACTTAAGGGGACACGTCTTATAAGCATCAGGGTGGAAAAGGTTTCATGATTTACTTGAGCGGTGTTTTGACATTCTTGGTGCTTCTTTTTTGTGAAGCTTTTTTTGCAGGAGCAGAGATTGCCCTGGTGTCTGCTGAGGAAAATCAGCTTAAAAGACTTGCTCAAAAAAGTTTTGGGGCGCGTCTTGCGCTGAAACTCCTTGCTAACCCCGAAAGGCTCCTTACTACCACCCTCCTAGGGCTTAATCTTTCGGTTATCGGAAACAGTGTTTTAACCACTAGTTTCTTGATCGAGGTTATTCCACGTTACGGGGGCCTGGTGGCGGTTCTAATGCTTCCTCCGCTTATGCTTTTTTTTGGGCAAATGATTCCCAAAAGTATTGCCCAACAGAAAGCAGCTTCCTTGGCTCCCAAAGTGGCTCCCTTGGTTTATTCCATAAGTTTTGTTTTTTGTCCTTTGGTGTGGCTTGTTTCAGGCCTTATTTTTCTTTTCACCAAAGAAGAAACCAAAAGGCTTCCCTCCATCACCAAAGAAGAAATAAGGGTTTTGGTGTGTTCTGAAGAAGGCCTTGACCCTCATGAAAGACGCCTTATCGCGCGGTTGATTGATTTTTCTAAGAAAAAAGCCTCACAAGTGATGATCCCTCTTGTTTGGGTTAAGGCTATAGAAGAATCTAAGGACTTAAAAGAAGCCCTTGTGCTTTTTGCAGAAACTGGATTTTCGCGACTTTTAGTCTATCGTGAACACCTCCACGATATGGTTGGGTTGCTTTTGGCCCTTGATCTGCTTGATGCCAGAGATCTTTCTCAACCAGTGCGCCTTTTCATGCGTGAGGTTAAGTATGTGCCGGAATTTAAAAGTGCTTCAGAGCTTTTGGCTGAAATGCAAAACCAGGGGCAAACCCTGGTGGTAGTGGTTAACGAATACGGCCAGGCAGTAGGTATTGTAACGATCGAAGATCTTGTTGAAGAAGTTTTGGGTGAGTTTTGGGATGAGTTTGACCAAAAACTTGTGCCTTATGTAAAGCTTTCTGAAAACCATTTCTTAGTTAAGGCCTGGCTTGAAATAGAGCAAGCCAACGAAGAATTAGGATTAAATATCCCTCCAGGGGATTATGAGACAATTGGTGGCTTTGTGCTAAAGCTTGCAGGCCGTATCCCCAAAGTTGGGGAGGTTTTTGAGTACGGGAATTTAAAGATTCAAGTGCGCCGCGCTACCAAAACTACCATCGATGAACTCGAAATCTGGATAAAACCAGATTTACCAGACTCACGTTCCTAGTTTAAAAAAGACTTTGCAAAAATGCCGAGCACAAGCGCAGGGGCCCTAATTTTTTGCAAAGATCTCTTTAAAGTAACCCTTCGCGGGCTTTAGTTAGATAAACCATGGCGAGAAGGGATATTTGCTCTAAAGACTCACGCATACTCGGTGAAAAAAGATTAGCATGTGTTTTGAGCTCTAAGGCCTTTTTTTCTAAAGCTTCAATGGTAGATTTATCTCCAGCAATTAGCTTTTCAAGTAAGCTAAAAATTTCTTCTGTTAATTTTTCGGCCTTTTCAAAGTCCTCACCACTTGGGGATATTTCTAAAATGTCAGTAACAGGAGAGGTTTTTTGGGAAAGGATTTTTTCAAAAATTTGCTGGAAATTTTCCTCTCCTTTAGGAGTTTTAGTTTTTTGACTTTGGCCGAAACTGTCTTGTATGATACGTTCATGTACCTTCATAAAACTTCTCCGAGGTTTTTAATTTCATTCGGAAATTAACAGCATTCACTTTAGAATCTAAAAAAAATATAGGGTAAAGTCAAAGGCCATGGCGGTTTATCACAAAGAATTTGACGTAGTAATAATTGGCGCAGGCCATGCGGGTATTGAGGCAGCCTTGGCGGCAGCCAAACTTGGCTGTGAGGTTTTGGTTCTCACCATCAATCTTGATCGCATTGGGGCCATGAGTTGTAACCCTGCGATCGGCGGTCTTGCCAAGGGCCATCTTGTAAAAGAAATAGACGCCCTTGGGGGAGAGATGGCCAAGGCCATCGACCAGACAGGGATTCAATTCCGTAAACTAAACACCCGCAAAGGACCTGCAGTGCGGGCCACCAGGGCCCAGGCAGACCGCTGGCGTTACCAGGACTACATGAAAAAACGCCTTGAAAACGCCCCGCGGGTTACAGTAAAACAGGCCACCGTTGACCGCATTCTGGTTAAAGATAGACGTGTCTATGGGGTTGAGACCTCAATTGGCGAGATCTTTCATACAAAGGCCGTAGTTGTTACCACAGGAACTTTTCTTAAAGGTCTTATCCACATTGGTTTTAAAAACTTCCCTGCCGGAAGGATGGGAGACCCCCCTTCTAATAAGCTTTCAGACTGCTTGAAAGAGCTTGGTTTTGAGATAGGGCGTCTTAAGACCGGGACGTGTCCGCGGCTTGATGGTCGCACCATTGACTACAGCAAACTTGAAGTTCAGTGGGGCGATGTCCCGCCACCGCTTTTTTCGTATGAAAATCAGGGCAAACGCCCGCCTCTTCCGCAAGTCCCTTGTTACATCACTTATACCAACGAAAAGACACACGAAATTATCCGTGCTGCGGTAGATCGGTCTCCCCTTTTTACCGGGATTATTAAAGGTGTTGGGGCGCGTTATTGTCCCTCTATTGAAGACAAGGTTTTCCGCTTTGCCGACAGAGCCCGTCACCAGATCTTTCTTGAGCCAGAAGGCCTTGATACCGTAGAAGTTTATCCCAACGGGATTAGCACCAGTCTTCCCATTGATGTCCAGTGGGCTATGGTGCGCTCTATAAAAGGGCTTGAGCATGCTGAGATTCTTAGGCCTGGTTATGCCATTGAATACGACTACGTTAACCCCATCCAGCTAAAACACAGCCTTGAGACCAAAGAAATAGCTGGCCTTTTTTTGGCAGGCCAGATTAACGGGACATCTGGTTATGAAGAAGCTGCTGCTCAAGGTCTTGTGGCCGGGATTAATGCTGCCCATTACGTTCAGCAAAAAGAACCGTTTACCCTGGACCGTTCCCAGGCTTATATCGGTGTTTTAATTGATGATCTTGTTACCAAGGGCACTAACGAGCCCTATCGTATGTTCACCTCTCGTGCTGAGTATAGGCTCCTTTTGCGCGAAGACAATGCTGATCTAAGGCTTACGGAGCTGGGCTATAAGATAGGTTTAGTTTCTGAAGAGCGTTATGGTCTTTTTTTACAAAAGAAAAAGACTATTGAAAAAGTGCTTCAGGAGCTTAAGAAAATAAAGCTTAGGCCAGATGAAATTAATCCCCTTTTATTAAGGCTTGGTTCTGCGCCTATTAAGCAATCCCAAAGTCTTTTTGACCTGCTTAAGCGCCCGGAGATTCCGCTGGAAGAAATTAAAAAAGTTTTTTCCTTTCTTGATAGACTTCCTGATGATATTCTACAACAGATCGAGATAGAAACTAAATATGCAGGTTATGTCACGCGGCAGCAGCAAGAAATTGAAAGATTTCGTCGCTGGGAGAGCATGCTGCTTCCTGAGGATTTAAATTACTGGGAGATACCAGGGCTTTCTACGGAGATACGAGAGAAATTAACCAGGGTTAAGCCACGTTCTTTAGGGCAGGCTTTGCGTATCTCAGGGGTAACTCCAGCTGCTATTGCCGCTATTCAGATTTACCTTAAAAAGCGCGGCTGGCGCCCGGTAAGGCAAGAAAATTAGGAGGATATATGGGTAGGCAAAAAGAAAATGTTGAAGTGCTAGAGGCAAATTTGGTCAAATTGCCAAAGGAAGGACCTCCGCTTGCTGTGCCTGTGGAAACTGAATCAGTTTCAGAGCCAGCCAAAACGGGCAAGAAAAAATTTAAACTAAAGCTAAAGAAAAAAGAAAAGAAAGAAGATAAGTCTAAAAAATCGGAAAAATCAGAAAAAGACAAAAAAGTAGAAGAACATTCGGCTCTTCCGGCCTTACCTGAAGACAAAAAAGAAGTCGTAACCTATGACCCTCTGCAGCAATACCTGAAAGAAATCAGTAAATATCCGCTTCTTTCTCGCGAAGAAGAAGAAAAGCTCACCAAAGAATATTACAAGACCAAAGACCCTCGTATTGCCTATCGTTTAGTGACTTCAAACCTGCGCTTGGTGGTCAAGATTGCCCTTGATTTCCAAAAGTTCTGGATGCAGAACTTTCTCGATTTGATTCAAGAAGGAAACGTAGGCCTTATGCAGGCCGTTAAAAAATTCGACCCTTACCGAGGGGTTAAGTTTTCTTATTATGCGTCGTTTTGGATCAAGGCCTATATCTTAAAATTCATCATGGATAACTGGCGCCTGGTCAAAATCGGCACCACCCAGGCCCAACGTAAACTTTTTTATAACCTGCGCAAAGAGAAAGAAAGGCTTGACGCCATGGGCTTTGAACCCAAGGCCAAGCTTATCTCAGAGCGCCTTAACGTGCGTGAAGAAGACGTTATTGAGATGGAACAGCGCTTAAACGCAGGCGAGATAAGCCTTGATGCCCCCATAAAAGATGATTCAGACGAGCTTCACCGGGATTTTTTGGCAGATCCAAATGCCAAAGTAGAAGACCAGGTAGCCAAAAAAGAAGTTATTAGTAAACTACGTGCTATCCTTGAAGAATTTGGTAAAGATTTGAAAGACAAAGAACGAGTTATTTTTTATGAACGCCTTTTGGCAGAAGATCCCCTTACTTTGCAACAAATTGGGGATCGCTTTGGTATTTCGAGAGAAAGGGTAAGACAGATAGAAGAACGGTTGCTTAAAAAATTACGCAAATACCTAAAGGAAAGGCTACCCGATGCAGAAAACTATCCTCTGGCCATTGAAGGTTCTTAGTTTAGGTTGTTTTTTACTGTTCATTTTTTCAGCTCAAGCCCACTCAAGATGCCAGCCTGGGGAGGCTTATTATTTCTTCCTGGTGGGAGAGTACTTTATTCAGCAAAATGACATCGCCCAGGCTCAACAGGCCCTTGAAAGAGTAGTCAAGTGCGACCCTAAGGCCGTAACCCCCAAAAAAGAACTCTTGAAAATTTATGCCGAAAAAGGCCTTTATAATAAAGCCATCTCTTTGGCCCAGAAAATACTTGCTCAAAATCCTGATGACAAAGAGACTCTTTTCTTTTTAGCCAAGCTTTACTGGGCCCAAAAAAGAGAAGCCCGGGCGATAGAGACCCTTGAAAGGTTGCTTGAAAAGCATCCCGATTATGAAGAAGCCCTTTCAACACTTGCTTCTATTTACCTTCAGCGCCATGATCTCAACGGAGCCATCAAAGTTTTTGAACGCCTGGTCAAAAAAGAACCTCAAAATGCCTCCATCTATTTAGAACTAGCACGGCTTTACCGTCGTAAGGGAGATTTTGACAAGGCGCGTACGTATTACCAGAAAGCCCTTGAGCTATCTCACGGAAAACTAAGAATAGTCATTGAATATGGCGATTTTCTTGAAAAAATAGGCGCTTTTAAAGAGGCGCAAAAGCTTTACGAAAACGCCCTTAAACAAAACCCGGAACAATTTCACCTCTATGAAGCGTTGCTAAGGCTTTATATCGGAGCAGGAAATTTTGAAAAAGCGCTTCATACCATTGAACGCTTAGAGGAAATCATAGGCCCTAATCCCCGGTTGTTGCTTCGCAAGGCCCTGATTCTACTTGACTTAAACCGAGACCAAGAAGCCCTAAAAATTCTCAAAGAAGTAGTCAAAAAACACCCAGAAGACTATACCGCCAAATTCTACTTAGGTGTTGCCTTTGAACGGGTTGGCCAGAAGGAAAAGGCCCTTAAAATCTACAAAAGTATCCCCCCAGATGCAGATGTTTTTCCTTTGGCTATCAGAAGGGTAGCAGCCCTAACTAATGATCCCCAAGAAATCTATCATCTTTTTGAAAAGGCGCTTCAAGCGAACCCTGACAATAAAGAACTTTATCGTATGGCGGCAAGCATCTTTAACCAGCTAGATGCTTGTAACCTGGGGATTTCTCTTCTTAGCGAAGGACTTAAAAAATTTCCTGATGATTTGGATCTTGCCACATCGTATGCCATTCTTCTGGTTTGCGAAGGAAAGGACGAAGAAATTTTAAAAGTTCTTGAGCCTTTTCTTGAAAAATATCCCGATGATCCCACGCTGCTTAATTTTGTAGGCTATACCCTGGCGGACCTTAATCGTGACCTTGATAGGGCAGAGAAATATATCAAAAAGGCCCTTTCTCTTAAGCCCAATGACGGCTACATCGTCGATAGTCTTGCCTGGGTTTATTACCGCAAAGGGAAATATGAAGAAGCCTTAAAAGAAATTGAAAGGGCCCTTAGCCTTTCACCTGATGATCCTATAATCCACGAACACCACGGCGATATCTTAAAGGCCCTGGGGCTCTTTAAAGAGGCGTGTAAAGCTTACCAAAAGGCCCTTTCCCTTGCGCAAAAAGTCCGTGACCGCGAAAGAATCGAAGGCAAGATTAAAAGGCTGTGTGGCGATATCTCTTCGTAATAGTTTTGTTGGTGCTTGCATCTTGCGCACCGCCAAAGCCGGTGTCCTGGCAACCGCCACTTAAAGAGTTCTTTGGTGCTCAGGGTTTTGCCTCGTACCAGATAGACACCCCCAAAGGCCGTTTCCACGGAGAGGCCTTTGTTTTAGCGGGTGCGGATTTTATCTATTTTGAAGTCCCAAGCCCTTTTGGCCTCACCCTTTATCAGGGAATTGTCTATGAAAATCACGCAGAAATAATCGATTTTTTACGCAAACAAATCTATTTTTTTGAATTTTCATTTCCCAAAGAGATTTATTCCCACTGGGGGAACATTTTCTTTGGATTTTTCCCTTACGAGTGGTCTAAGTATGCCACGGCATACCGTGAAGATAAGGGCTTTTGCTTAAAAGTTTCTTTTGCTGGAAAAAAGCAAGTGCTTGCCTTTTTTTCCGATGAGGGGAAACTTACTTCTTTAGAGATAAAGTGCCCACCAGCTAAACTAAAGTTTAATTATCGTGAGAACAGCACCAAACTTATTATTCCGCGCTTAAGAAGCAAGGCCGATTTTAGTTACCAGGGTTTAAGGCTTCTTTCTTCAAAGCCAACTATGCCGCAGCTTTTTACGCCGAGGGGTTTTAAAGTGCTTTTTTATGCTATCAAATAGCCTTCTAAAGGCCCAATTCTTTTTTTACTTCGTCTGACAATTTAAAAGAGTGTTCTTCTCCGGGGAAAAGCCCGTTTTTTACTTCTTCAAGATAGGCCAAAATGGCCTTGCGTCCGGTTTCAGCCATATTGGTGTAGGACTTAACAAACTTAGGGCGAAAGGCCTCAAAAAGCCCCAATAAATCAGGAAGCACAAGGATCTGGCCATCACACTGGGCCCCAGCTCCAATGCCAATGGTAGGGATAGAGATTTCGCGGGTTATGTAGGCGGCAAGCTCTTTGGGCACGCACTCAAGCACCAGGGAAAAAACTCCGGCCTCTTCAAGGGCCTTGGCGTCTTCTATTAGCTTGCGCGCGGAGCTAACGTCTTTTCCCTGAACCTTGAACCCGCCAAGGGCATGGGCCCGCTGAGGGGTAAGCCCAATATGCCCCATCACAGGGATTCCGGCTTTAACAACAGCTGCAATGGTTTCAGCTATCTCCTGGCCACCTTCTATCTTTACGGCCTGACAGCCCGCTTCTTTCAGGAAACGCCCGGCGTTTTTAATGGCTTCAGAAACGCTTGTCTGATATGAAAGAAAAGGCATATCCCCCACCACGAGCGCCCGCTTGGCGCCTCTGGCTACCGCCCGCGAAAAAAGAAGCATCTCTTCCATGGTTATGGGAAGCGTGTCTTCATAACCAAGGACTATCATCGCTGCGGAATCACCCACCAGGATGATGTCTATCCCTGCTTCATCAAGGATCCTTGCCCATAAAACATCATAGGCGGTAAGAGCTGCTATTTTTTCTTTATCTTTTTTGGCAATGATTTCAGGAACCGTGATTTTGGAAGAGGCCATAGGTCTTGCTCCTTTTGGCAAAGTATTCGTAAGCCCGGTTGGTTATCACCCGACCGCGCTTGGTGCGTCTTATAAAACCAAGCCTGATAAGAAAGGGTTCATAGACGTCTTCTAAGGTGCGTGGGTCTTCGCAAAGGGCCGTGGCAAGGGTGTCAAGCCCTACAGGGCCACCGTCGAATTTTTCGATAATGGTTTTGATGAGCAGGCGGTCAAAGGGGCCAAGGCCGTGCTCGTCAAGGTCCATGAGGGTAAGGGCTTTTTGGGCAATCTCAAAGGTGATGTTTTTTTCTTCAGCCACACAGGCAAAATCAAGCACCCGGCGCAGCAAGCGGTTGGCAATGCGCGGGGTGCCACGAGAGCGTCTGGCAATCTCTTGTGCCGCTTTTTTTTCGATATTTATGCCTAAGTTTTTGGCGGTTTGGGTGATAATGGCGCTGAGCTCGTCTTCGTTGTAAAAATCAAGCTTAAAGCTTATGCCAAAGCGGTCTCTTAACGGGGCAGAAAGAAGCCCGCTTCTGGTGGTCGCTCCTACTAAAGTAAACCGCGGGAGATTAAGCCTTAAGATGCGTGCCCCTGGGCCTTTTCCCACCACGATGTCTAACTTGAAGTCTTCCATAGCAGGGTAAAGGATTTCTTCTACCGCTGCAGGCAAGCGGTGGATTTCGTCTATGAAAAGCACGTCTCTTTCAGAAAGATTAGTGAGAATAGCAGCAAGGTCTCCCGGGCGTTCCAGGGTAGCCCCTGAGGTTACGTGGATGTTTGTACCAAGCTCAGCAGCAATAATGTGGGCAAGGGTGGTTTTGCCAAGGCCTGGGAAGCCTGTTAAAAGCACGTGGTCAAGGGCGTCTTGCCTGGCACGGGCTGCAGAAAGATAGACCTTTAGTTCTTTTTTTACGTCTTCCTGGCCAATGTAGGCCTCAAGGTTTTGTGGGCGAATTTCCTGATATGCCATAATTTTTCAATTGTAGCCCGAAAGCTTTCTAAGCGGAAAAAATTATACTGTTAAAGTGTTCCTGAAAGCTCTTTTAGGGCTTTTTTGATAATCTCTGCTAAATCTTCCCCTTCTTTAAATACCTTTTCAAGGGCAAGCCTTGCTTCTTTTTCTGCAAAACCAAGGTTAAGCAGGGCCGTGAGGGCCTCGCTATAAAGGGTGCTTGTTCTTCCTGGTTTAAACCCAAGTTTGGCACGCAATTCAACGCAGAGTTTTTCAGCCCGTCTCGGGCCTATTCCTGGCACCTTAGAAAGGCTTTCAAGGTCATTTTGAGCCACCACTTCGGCAAAGCGTGCCGGGCTAAACACGCCCAGGATATTTAAGGCAAGCCTTGGCCCAAGGCTTGAGACGCTTATCAGCTTTTCAAAAAGCTCTTTTGATTCCCAGTCCTCAAAACCGTAGAGCTCAAGGACTTCGCCCCTTAAACGCAAGGTTACGTAAAGGGTTAAGTGGTGGCCCTCATCAGGGAGTTTTGCGAGCAAAGCCTGGGGCACGCAAATTTCTAGAACAACAGGGCCAGTGGCCACATAGACTTTGTTTAATCCCTTGCGGACAACTATCCCTTTAACCTGGGCAAGCATGGGTAAACCTCATTTTCTGGGCGTGAAAGATGGCCACGGCCAAGGCGTCTGAGGCGTCGGTGGGCAGA
Above is a genomic segment from Thermodesulfatator atlanticus DSM 21156 containing:
- a CDS encoding AI-2E family transporter, producing MQRNLIATVIGFLLAGTVIFLTLRLYLPFFQPIAWAAVIALFLHPVNRFLRRQFKGRRGLAALALCILFVVFICVPLIYAFANLTTQAIDIITNLKHQIETGKLSLVFIPDPEKYPRLYALGKVVFERVAQYEQQIESAVLSIASSAGQFLLSRGTEIFRNTVNLVLQVVFMLFTLFYLFRDGDYFVDSIKKLLPVPPEEANRIMKKVQRVIEATLYGSLLTALAQGALALFIYLALGVHSALLLGLLTALASFVPLLGTAMVWVSVAIYLLIQGHFVKAMILFGYGSLVISQVDNLIRPYFIGGRVEIHNLFIFFSILGGIKFFGFLGVFLGPIFVALSISVLEIYRQKIAEEIYARTPRSGDY
- a CDS encoding hemolysin family protein, which gives rise to MSSGFFEIEIILQGFLIVLLIIFSGVFTSSEVALFSLSRLDILRLKEHTKGSCRLAAKLLQAPRKVLATILIGNEFSDIVSSSVATALFIKIVGPSRAELYAFPIMTVLLFLFGDLLPKVFAFRKREAAACFLAPILRVFVFVFSPFRVVMLAFTEAFLSLWGLSSKHDSRLSEEDLLQLVEESYRAGILGEQERRFIHGLLESEKIPISAIMTPRRDIFALEDCPISDELLFRIKRRGVSRIPVYQENFDNVIGILHVKDLLRWKLKKRETRLSDLVRPCFFVPETMKVRSLLEEFQKRRLKFALVVDEYGTIVGLVTLEDILEELFGEIYDEFDVRREPIQEIAPGIWRVSARLRVEEFNRFVQADLPSEEFDTIGGLVLHVFGKLPREGESKEAFGFKFTVERLKGTRLISIRVEKVS
- a CDS encoding hemolysin family protein: MIYLSGVLTFLVLLFCEAFFAGAEIALVSAEENQLKRLAQKSFGARLALKLLANPERLLTTTLLGLNLSVIGNSVLTTSFLIEVIPRYGGLVAVLMLPPLMLFFGQMIPKSIAQQKAASLAPKVAPLVYSISFVFCPLVWLVSGLIFLFTKEETKRLPSITKEEIRVLVCSEEGLDPHERRLIARLIDFSKKKASQVMIPLVWVKAIEESKDLKEALVLFAETGFSRLLVYREHLHDMVGLLLALDLLDARDLSQPVRLFMREVKYVPEFKSASELLAEMQNQGQTLVVVVNEYGQAVGIVTIEDLVEEVLGEFWDEFDQKLVPYVKLSENHFLVKAWLEIEQANEELGLNIPPGDYETIGGFVLKLAGRIPKVGEVFEYGNLKIQVRRATKTTIDELEIWIKPDLPDSRS
- the mnmG gene encoding tRNA uridine-5-carboxymethylaminomethyl(34) synthesis enzyme MnmG, whose amino-acid sequence is MAVYHKEFDVVIIGAGHAGIEAALAAAKLGCEVLVLTINLDRIGAMSCNPAIGGLAKGHLVKEIDALGGEMAKAIDQTGIQFRKLNTRKGPAVRATRAQADRWRYQDYMKKRLENAPRVTVKQATVDRILVKDRRVYGVETSIGEIFHTKAVVVTTGTFLKGLIHIGFKNFPAGRMGDPPSNKLSDCLKELGFEIGRLKTGTCPRLDGRTIDYSKLEVQWGDVPPPLFSYENQGKRPPLPQVPCYITYTNEKTHEIIRAAVDRSPLFTGIIKGVGARYCPSIEDKVFRFADRARHQIFLEPEGLDTVEVYPNGISTSLPIDVQWAMVRSIKGLEHAEILRPGYAIEYDYVNPIQLKHSLETKEIAGLFLAGQINGTSGYEEAAAQGLVAGINAAHYVQQKEPFTLDRSQAYIGVLIDDLVTKGTNEPYRMFTSRAEYRLLLREDNADLRLTELGYKIGLVSEERYGLFLQKKKTIEKVLQELKKIKLRPDEINPLLLRLGSAPIKQSQSLFDLLKRPEIPLEEIKKVFSFLDRLPDDILQQIEIETKYAGYVTRQQQEIERFRRWESMLLPEDLNYWEIPGLSTEIREKLTRVKPRSLGQALRISGVTPAAIAAIQIYLKKRGWRPVRQEN
- a CDS encoding sigma-70 family RNA polymerase sigma factor, encoding MGRQKENVEVLEANLVKLPKEGPPLAVPVETESVSEPAKTGKKKFKLKLKKKEKKEDKSKKSEKSEKDKKVEEHSALPALPEDKKEVVTYDPLQQYLKEISKYPLLSREEEEKLTKEYYKTKDPRIAYRLVTSNLRLVVKIALDFQKFWMQNFLDLIQEGNVGLMQAVKKFDPYRGVKFSYYASFWIKAYILKFIMDNWRLVKIGTTQAQRKLFYNLRKEKERLDAMGFEPKAKLISERLNVREEDVIEMEQRLNAGEISLDAPIKDDSDELHRDFLADPNAKVEDQVAKKEVISKLRAILEEFGKDLKDKERVIFYERLLAEDPLTLQQIGDRFGISRERVRQIEERLLKKLRKYLKERLPDAENYPLAIEGS
- a CDS encoding tetratricopeptide repeat protein; this translates as MQKTILWPLKVLSLGCFLLFIFSAQAHSRCQPGEAYYFFLVGEYFIQQNDIAQAQQALERVVKCDPKAVTPKKELLKIYAEKGLYNKAISLAQKILAQNPDDKETLFFLAKLYWAQKREARAIETLERLLEKHPDYEEALSTLASIYLQRHDLNGAIKVFERLVKKEPQNASIYLELARLYRRKGDFDKARTYYQKALELSHGKLRIVIEYGDFLEKIGAFKEAQKLYENALKQNPEQFHLYEALLRLYIGAGNFEKALHTIERLEEIIGPNPRLLLRKALILLDLNRDQEALKILKEVVKKHPEDYTAKFYLGVAFERVGQKEKALKIYKSIPPDADVFPLAIRRVAALTNDPQEIYHLFEKALQANPDNKELYRMAASIFNQLDACNLGISLLSEGLKKFPDDLDLATSYAILLVCEGKDEEILKVLEPFLEKYPDDPTLLNFVGYTLADLNRDLDRAEKYIKKALSLKPNDGYIVDSLAWVYYRKGKYEEALKEIERALSLSPDDPIIHEHHGDILKALGLFKEACKAYQKALSLAQKVRDRERIEGKIKRLCGDISS
- the panB gene encoding 3-methyl-2-oxobutanoate hydroxymethyltransferase, giving the protein MASSKITVPEIIAKKDKEKIAALTAYDVLWARILDEAGIDIILVGDSAAMIVLGYEDTLPITMEEMLLFSRAVARGAKRALVVGDMPFLSYQTSVSEAIKNAGRFLKEAGCQAVKIEGGQEIAETIAAVVKAGIPVMGHIGLTPQRAHALGGFKVQGKDVSSARKLIEDAKALEEAGVFSLVLECVPKELAAYITREISIPTIGIGAGAQCDGQILVLPDLLGLFEAFRPKFVKSYTNMAETGRKAILAYLEEVKNGLFPGEEHSFKLSDEVKKELGL
- the ruvB gene encoding Holliday junction branch migration DNA helicase RuvB: MAYQEIRPQNLEAYIGQEDVKKELKVYLSAARARQDALDHVLLTGFPGLGKTTLAHIIAAELGTNIHVTSGATLERPGDLAAILTNLSERDVLFIDEIHRLPAAVEEILYPAMEDFKLDIVVGKGPGARILRLNLPRFTLVGATTRSGLLSAPLRDRFGISFKLDFYNEDELSAIITQTAKNLGINIEKKAAQEIARRSRGTPRIANRLLRRVLDFACVAEEKNITFEIAQKALTLMDLDEHGLGPFDRLLIKTIIEKFDGGPVGLDTLATALCEDPRTLEDVYEPFLIRLGFIRRTKRGRVITNRAYEYFAKRSKTYGLFQNHGS
- the ruvA gene encoding Holliday junction branch migration protein RuvA; the encoded protein is MLAQVKGIVVRKGLNKVYVATGPVVLEICVPQALLAKLPDEGHHLTLYVTLRLRGEVLELYGFEDWESKELFEKLISVSSLGPRLALNILGVFSPARFAEVVAQNDLESLSKVPGIGPRRAEKLCVELRAKLGFKPGRTSTLYSEALTALLNLGFAEKEARLALEKVFKEGEDLAEIIKKALKELSGTL